Proteins found in one Bordetella genomosp. 11 genomic segment:
- the metG gene encoding methionine--tRNA ligase, whose translation MPRTLFVTTALPYANGSFHIGHIMEYIQADIWVRSMRMAGHTVHFVGADDAHGAPIMLKAESEGITPRELVARYAAERPRYLDGFHVRFDHWHSTDTPENVALSQEIYRALKAQGLIDTRTIEQFYDPVKGMFLADRYIKGECPVCHSKDQYGDSCEVCGAVYAPTDLINPYSTLTKATPVLKSSEHFFFKLSDPRCVAFLRDWTAGTNASGARRLQPEVLAKTREWLGDDDAQAKLGDWDISREAPYFGIEIPDAPGKYFYVWLDAPVGYLASLKAYCDKQGIDFDTLLDPSGPTEQVHFIGKDIIYFHALFWPAMLKFAGRKTPDALNVHGFITVSGEKMSKSRGTGISPLRYLDVGMDPEWLRYYIAAKLNAKVEDVDFTAEDFIARVNSDLIGKYVNIASRAANFITRHFNGALAYHGDTKALTAELAQQAEAVRAALEAREYGRAIRDIMAYADRINQAFDAAQPWVMAKGIANASEEQKTALQDICSRTLAGFKALSVMLAPVLPALAGRVARELFGQPSAFVWQDAAMLPLSIAPFKHLMQRVDPAMLDALVEAPASAGEAQAAVDAPAAPAPGGEAIADTITIDDFAKIDLRVARIVNCEEVEGSSKLLRLTLDVGEGRHRNVFSGIKSAYKPQDLIGKLTVMVANLAPRKMKFGISEGMVLAASHADESAHPGIFVLEPGPGAQPGMRVR comes from the coding sequence ATGCCACGCACCCTGTTCGTCACCACTGCCCTGCCTTACGCCAACGGTTCTTTCCATATCGGCCACATCATGGAATACATCCAGGCCGACATCTGGGTAAGAAGCATGCGCATGGCCGGGCACACGGTGCATTTCGTCGGCGCGGACGACGCGCACGGCGCGCCCATCATGCTGAAGGCGGAAAGCGAAGGGATTACGCCGCGTGAACTGGTGGCGCGCTACGCCGCGGAACGGCCGCGCTACCTGGACGGCTTCCACGTGCGCTTCGACCACTGGCACTCCACCGACACGCCCGAAAACGTCGCGCTGTCGCAGGAAATCTATCGCGCGCTGAAGGCCCAGGGCCTGATCGATACACGCACCATCGAGCAGTTCTACGATCCGGTCAAGGGCATGTTCCTGGCCGACCGCTATATCAAGGGCGAATGCCCGGTCTGCCACTCCAAGGACCAGTATGGCGATTCCTGCGAGGTCTGCGGCGCGGTCTACGCGCCGACGGACCTGATCAACCCATATTCAACGCTGACCAAGGCCACGCCGGTCCTGAAAAGCTCCGAGCACTTTTTCTTCAAGCTGTCGGACCCGCGCTGCGTGGCCTTCCTGCGCGACTGGACGGCCGGCACCAACGCGTCGGGCGCGCGCCGCCTGCAGCCCGAAGTCCTGGCGAAGACCCGCGAATGGCTGGGCGACGACGACGCGCAGGCCAAGCTGGGCGATTGGGATATCTCGCGCGAAGCGCCCTACTTCGGCATCGAGATCCCGGACGCCCCCGGCAAGTACTTTTACGTCTGGCTGGATGCGCCCGTCGGCTACCTCGCCTCGCTGAAAGCCTATTGCGACAAGCAGGGTATCGATTTCGACACCCTGCTGGACCCCTCCGGCCCGACCGAGCAGGTGCACTTCATCGGCAAGGACATCATCTACTTCCACGCGCTGTTCTGGCCCGCCATGCTGAAGTTTGCCGGCCGCAAGACCCCGGACGCGCTGAACGTCCACGGCTTCATCACGGTCAGCGGCGAAAAAATGTCCAAGAGCCGCGGCACGGGCATTTCGCCGCTGCGCTACCTGGACGTCGGCATGGACCCGGAATGGCTGCGCTATTACATCGCCGCGAAGCTCAACGCCAAGGTCGAAGATGTCGACTTCACGGCGGAAGACTTCATCGCGCGCGTCAACAGCGATCTGATCGGCAAGTACGTCAACATCGCCAGCCGCGCGGCCAATTTCATTACGCGCCACTTCAACGGCGCGCTGGCCTATCACGGCGATACCAAGGCGCTTACCGCCGAACTCGCGCAACAGGCCGAAGCCGTGCGCGCCGCCCTGGAAGCGCGCGAATATGGCCGTGCCATCCGCGACATCATGGCCTACGCCGATCGTATCAACCAGGCTTTCGACGCCGCCCAGCCCTGGGTCATGGCCAAGGGCATCGCCAACGCGAGCGAGGAACAGAAGACCGCGCTGCAGGATATCTGCTCGCGCACCCTGGCTGGCTTCAAGGCCTTGTCGGTCATGCTGGCGCCGGTGCTTCCCGCCCTGGCCGGGCGCGTCGCGCGCGAATTGTTCGGCCAGCCGTCCGCCTTCGTCTGGCAGGACGCGGCCATGCTGCCGCTGAGCATCGCCCCGTTCAAGCACCTGATGCAACGCGTGGACCCCGCCATGCTGGATGCGCTGGTGGAAGCGCCCGCATCCGCGGGCGAGGCGCAGGCCGCGGTGGATGCCCCGGCCGCGCCGGCGCCCGGCGGCGAAGCGATCGCCGACACCATTACCATCGACGACTTCGCCAAGATCGACCTGCGGGTGGCCCGCATCGTCAATTGCGAGGAAGTCGAAGGCTCCAGCAAGCTGCTGCGGCTGACGCTGGATGTCGGCGAAGGCCGCCATCGCAACGTGTTCTCGGGCATCAAGTCCGCCTACAAGCCGCAGGACCTGATCGGCAAGCTGACGGTCATGGTCGCCAACCTGGCGCCGCGCAAGATGAAGTTCGGGATTTCCGAGGGCATGGTGCTGGCCGCCAGCCACGCCGACGAATCCGCCCATCCCGGCATCTTTGTCCTGGAACCCGGTCCAGGCGCGCAGCCCGGAATGCGGGTGCGCTGA
- the apbC gene encoding iron-sulfur cluster carrier protein ApbC, translating into MSLTIQQIKTVLEGVTDPQTGASLGKFVKDRDIRVDTNPISVAVELGYPARTRQQALRQAAVDALAAAGAPDAQVSVTWKIAAHAVQRGLKPLPNVANIIAVASGKGGVGKSTTAVNLALALAAEGAQVGVLDADIYGPSVPTMLGISGRPVSHDNKSMEPLQGHGLQANSIGFLIDADSPAIWRGPMVTQALEQLLRQTNWRALDYLIIDMPPGTGDIALTLAQKVPVVGAVIVTTPQDIALLDARKGLRMFEKVDVPILGVVENMSMHICSHCGHAEPIFGEGGGKRMAEQYGVAWLGGLPLTMSIREQTDAGNPTVVADPSSEAAGLYRDIARRVAAAVAALPRDMAGKFPNVVVQQP; encoded by the coding sequence ATGAGTTTGACGATCCAACAAATAAAGACGGTCCTGGAAGGTGTAACGGACCCGCAAACCGGCGCCAGTCTCGGAAAATTTGTAAAAGACCGGGACATCCGCGTCGATACGAACCCGATTTCCGTAGCGGTAGAGCTGGGCTATCCCGCGCGTACCCGTCAGCAGGCCTTGCGGCAGGCGGCGGTCGACGCGCTGGCCGCCGCCGGCGCGCCGGACGCGCAGGTTTCCGTCACCTGGAAAATCGCCGCGCATGCCGTGCAGCGCGGGCTCAAGCCGCTGCCCAACGTCGCCAATATCATCGCGGTGGCGTCGGGCAAGGGTGGCGTGGGCAAAAGCACCACGGCGGTCAACCTGGCCCTGGCCCTGGCGGCCGAAGGGGCCCAGGTCGGCGTGCTGGACGCGGATATCTACGGCCCCAGCGTGCCCACCATGCTGGGCATCTCGGGACGCCCGGTCAGCCATGACAACAAATCCATGGAGCCTCTGCAGGGCCATGGCCTGCAGGCGAATTCCATCGGCTTCCTCATCGATGCCGATTCGCCGGCGATCTGGCGCGGCCCCATGGTGACCCAGGCGCTGGAACAACTGCTGCGGCAGACGAATTGGCGCGCCCTGGACTACCTGATCATCGATATGCCGCCGGGCACCGGCGATATTGCCCTGACCCTGGCCCAGAAGGTTCCGGTGGTCGGCGCGGTCATCGTTACGACGCCGCAGGACATCGCCTTGCTGGATGCGCGCAAGGGCTTGCGCATGTTCGAAAAAGTCGATGTGCCCATCCTGGGCGTGGTCGAGAACATGTCCATGCACATCTGTAGCCATTGCGGCCACGCGGAACCCATTTTCGGCGAGGGCGGCGGCAAGCGCATGGCGGAACAATACGGCGTGGCATGGCTGGGCGGACTGCCGCTGACCATGAGCATCCGCGAGCAGACCGATGCGGGCAATCCCACCGTGGTGGCGGATCCGTCCAGCGAAGCCGCCGGCCTGTACCGAGACATCGCGCGCCGCGTCGCCGCGGCGGTCGCGGCGCTGCCACGCGATATGGCGGGCAAATTCCCGAACGTCGTTGTCCAGCAACCCTGA
- a CDS encoding autotransporter assembly complex protein TamA produces MQWLAGLLLCVLLALVRTAYAAPEIVIDPGTVNPATIKAVNDAVQVIARLASDQDGGEADRLRRRARDAALAALATQGYFAARVDLRTGSDVGGGTWDISIEAGERTRVVAVDISFTGRIAQPQYASRVAALRKNWSLPVGRPFVNEDWNKAKSSLLNDVSDKDFLLARIQASSADVQADQGQARLKVVIDSGPAVRMGMLQINGLDRVPASLVRRYVRYKQGEAYDQDKLNDWQQALQATSFFRGAFVSMVRPDGSRETPPAQTPATSTPQGDPGVAAGSQPPGGMDGNGEITLPVQVRVVEGPPKRFSASLGVDSDVGVGVEALYRQQVVFGQPLTMESGVGVNRLRQRVYTDFYLPPDGRGNKDSIGVLAEHSDIQGQEVTRFALGATRLQERHGEGRVDYETRWGLLAAHDRVRIEGASDYDLPSLTGTVEWVRRDVDDKYDPREGNLVALGGGLGVTLDTGRPYSRARARAQRWWPVGQRDVFTMRGEIGKVWSDNTRVPPDFGFRTGGARSIRGYSYLSIGADRGDAVVDAPTLLVGSVEYDHYFNERWGIGFFVDAGDAAQSFSDMRLAVGYGVGARVRTPAGPLFLDVAYGQRDHSLKLAFSLGIAF; encoded by the coding sequence ATGCAATGGCTGGCGGGCCTTTTGCTCTGCGTCCTGCTGGCGCTCGTTCGGACCGCTTACGCCGCGCCTGAAATCGTCATCGACCCCGGCACGGTCAACCCGGCAACGATAAAAGCCGTCAACGATGCCGTCCAGGTAATCGCGCGGTTGGCTTCGGACCAGGATGGCGGCGAAGCGGACCGGCTGCGCCGGCGCGCGCGCGACGCCGCGCTGGCGGCCCTGGCGACCCAGGGGTATTTCGCCGCGCGGGTGGACCTGCGCACCGGCAGCGACGTGGGCGGCGGCACCTGGGACATCTCCATCGAGGCCGGCGAACGGACCAGGGTCGTTGCCGTCGATATTTCGTTTACCGGCCGGATCGCGCAGCCGCAGTACGCAAGCCGTGTGGCGGCGCTGCGCAAGAACTGGTCGCTGCCCGTGGGCCGCCCCTTCGTCAATGAAGATTGGAACAAGGCCAAGTCTTCCCTGTTGAACGACGTCAGCGACAAGGATTTCCTGCTGGCACGTATCCAGGCGTCCTCCGCCGACGTGCAGGCCGACCAGGGGCAGGCCCGGCTGAAAGTCGTTATCGACAGCGGCCCCGCGGTGCGCATGGGCATGCTGCAAATCAACGGGCTCGATCGGGTGCCGGCATCGCTGGTGCGGCGCTACGTGCGCTACAAGCAGGGCGAAGCCTACGACCAGGACAAGCTCAACGACTGGCAGCAGGCGCTGCAGGCGACCTCGTTCTTCCGCGGCGCCTTCGTTTCCATGGTGCGGCCGGATGGCTCGCGCGAAACCCCGCCGGCGCAGACGCCCGCGACCTCTACCCCGCAGGGCGATCCCGGCGTGGCGGCCGGCAGCCAGCCGCCAGGCGGCATGGACGGCAACGGCGAGATCACGCTGCCCGTGCAGGTGCGCGTGGTCGAGGGGCCGCCCAAGCGTTTTTCCGCGTCGCTGGGCGTGGACAGCGACGTGGGGGTGGGGGTGGAAGCCTTGTATCGCCAGCAGGTGGTCTTCGGCCAGCCCCTCACCATGGAATCCGGCGTCGGCGTGAATCGATTGCGGCAGCGCGTCTACACCGATTTCTACCTGCCACCGGATGGACGGGGCAACAAGGACAGCATCGGCGTGCTGGCCGAGCATTCCGATATCCAGGGGCAGGAGGTGACGCGTTTTGCGCTGGGCGCCACGCGCCTGCAGGAACGCCACGGCGAAGGCCGCGTGGACTATGAAACCCGCTGGGGGCTGTTGGCGGCGCACGACCGCGTCAGGATCGAAGGCGCCAGCGACTACGACCTGCCCAGCCTGACGGGCACCGTGGAATGGGTGCGGCGCGACGTCGACGACAAGTACGACCCGCGCGAAGGCAATCTGGTGGCGCTGGGCGGCGGCCTGGGCGTGACGCTGGACACCGGCCGGCCATACAGCCGCGCCCGCGCCCGCGCGCAGCGCTGGTGGCCGGTGGGCCAGCGCGATGTCTTCACGATGCGCGGCGAAATCGGCAAAGTATGGTCCGACAACACGCGGGTTCCGCCGGATTTCGGCTTCCGTACCGGCGGGGCGCGCAGCATACGCGGATATTCCTACCTGAGCATCGGGGCCGACCGCGGCGACGCCGTGGTGGACGCGCCGACCCTGCTGGTCGGCAGCGTGGAATACGACCATTATTTCAATGAGCGCTGGGGGATCGGCTTTTTCGTCGACGCGGGCGATGCCGCCCAATCGTTCAGCGATATGCGCCTGGCCGTCGGCTATGGCGTGGGCGCGCGGGTTCGCACGCCCGCCGGCCCCTTGTTCCTGGATGTCGCCTACGGCCAGCGCGACCATTCCTTGAAGCTGGCGTTTTCGCTGGGGATCGCGTTTTGA
- a CDS encoding translocation/assembly module TamB domain-containing protein encodes MSILARLLRNVLVWWVPTLLLFLAALAAGVAWVAGSQPGAQWLARAVLPQLGVQATDVSGSVWGGLRLGRLAAESGGVSVEGRGLALRVAWADLLQRRLRIRELSAASLDVNLVDTPDAAAPAPGAEGPPSIPLDIVVERLAVGELAVRRNGEPLPVTLSSLTAALRAGPDGAQARIDTLHVGHASVDADVQGQADLQALAAPWPLDARLHLAARGQGDGSPLCVGRFVKDVSAGGDARPDPCLLQADLHASGSLDALSATVEAQGAGASLSARAELAPRDPLPLRSADATLKLPDGTSAAVSLAATRDPGAGAIRLQGTLAADRLDLARLSGNAVPQAILTAHGSFDTSLTEGYVLRDGRVDLDIDAGSRWNKQALQGSAQGQVLTAAGGDPSADWAAALADVRIHGLAVDLRLGANRLRAQGNVDPGAGAIAVDAAAPRLADFWPGLEGAANLQAKLTGTPARHRLELRGGYTPARSRPGILGSAPMQASVDISGGYGAGTGNDAAASLVGWRGTVSRLAFSHAGFELASPRPVSVAYLPRAVAPAWQWQVGPARIDLGLPGGDRMVLDHAGSRGGAGRWETAGRMDDVVLTPALIRRIRRALDPDAAANAAPDRQPRVNARVPASQRRIALDLSWDLRYAGALSGKARVARRSGDLLVPGDPPMQLGLRGLVLDLNASPAGGRNSRVEASLSVNTATMGSLRGTGTAMLVASPDGRIGLAPRQPLRVSLDADVADLKWVELFTGDSTEVGGTLKASVQAQGTPGGSWTATGTVQGQHLRYVRIDDGVRLVDGTLSARLQEDRLIVESLRFPAVLRVLPTESRTRAWVTTNPDARNGYIDASGTWRLADAAGQVRIALHRFPVVQRADRFAMMSGRIDIDATLPRLSIRGDVKADAGWASLEVLSEVPSLDGDVVVHRPGMDTDAPSTPLQTDMDLNVDLGSRFYLTGMGLDAALGGSLRIRYVDNRLMGTGVLRTRAGRIDAYGQRLQLRRGTVTFQGSLDNPLLDIEALRTGEQVEAGVRVSGTAQRPRIDLISYPDVSDEEKLSWLVLGRAPNASGNDTALLVSLGTALLGNGEPFYKQFGVDDITVRNGTLGGSNSLLPDQTVAGNVNQDASQTLATQFVVASKNFANGVTLSVEQALAGSETVGRLSYRLSRRWSVDVKGGSVNGLELVYRTFFGD; translated from the coding sequence TTGAGCATCCTGGCCCGCCTGCTGCGCAATGTCCTGGTGTGGTGGGTGCCCACCCTGCTGCTGTTCCTGGCCGCGCTGGCGGCGGGGGTGGCGTGGGTGGCCGGCTCGCAGCCGGGCGCGCAATGGCTGGCGCGCGCGGTCTTGCCGCAACTGGGCGTGCAGGCCACGGACGTGAGCGGCTCGGTGTGGGGCGGTTTGCGTCTTGGACGGCTGGCCGCGGAAAGCGGCGGCGTGTCGGTCGAAGGCCGCGGCCTGGCGCTGCGGGTGGCATGGGCGGACTTGCTGCAGCGGCGGTTGCGGATAAGGGAGTTGTCCGCGGCCAGCCTGGACGTGAACCTGGTGGATACGCCGGACGCCGCGGCGCCCGCCCCCGGGGCCGAGGGCCCGCCGTCCATTCCGCTGGACATCGTGGTAGAGCGGCTCGCCGTCGGCGAACTGGCGGTGCGGCGCAATGGCGAGCCGCTGCCCGTGACGTTGAGCAGCTTGACGGCGGCATTGCGGGCCGGGCCGGACGGCGCGCAGGCGCGGATCGATACCCTGCACGTCGGCCATGCGAGCGTCGACGCCGATGTGCAGGGCCAGGCCGACCTGCAGGCGCTGGCGGCGCCGTGGCCGCTCGACGCGCGCCTGCACCTGGCGGCGCGCGGGCAGGGTGACGGCTCCCCGCTGTGCGTGGGCCGTTTCGTCAAGGACGTATCGGCGGGCGGCGATGCCCGCCCGGATCCCTGCCTGTTGCAGGCCGATCTGCACGCAAGCGGTTCGCTCGATGCGCTGTCCGCCACTGTCGAGGCGCAGGGCGCGGGCGCCTCGTTGTCCGCGCGGGCCGAGCTGGCGCCGCGGGATCCCCTGCCGCTGCGGTCCGCCGACGCCACGCTGAAATTGCCGGATGGGACATCGGCCGCCGTGTCCCTGGCGGCGACGCGCGACCCGGGCGCAGGCGCCATACGCCTGCAGGGCACGCTTGCCGCGGATCGCCTGGATCTGGCCCGCCTGTCGGGCAATGCCGTTCCGCAGGCGATCCTGACCGCCCACGGCAGCTTCGATACCTCGCTGACGGAGGGCTATGTCCTGCGCGACGGCCGGGTCGACCTGGACATCGATGCCGGCAGCCGCTGGAACAAACAGGCCTTGCAGGGCAGTGCCCAAGGCCAGGTGCTGACCGCCGCCGGCGGCGATCCGTCCGCCGACTGGGCAGCCGCCCTGGCGGACGTGCGGATCCACGGGCTTGCGGTGGACCTGCGGCTGGGCGCCAACCGCTTGCGCGCCCAGGGCAATGTCGATCCCGGCGCGGGCGCCATCGCGGTGGATGCGGCCGCGCCACGGTTGGCGGACTTCTGGCCGGGGCTGGAGGGCGCGGCCAACCTTCAGGCCAAGCTGACCGGCACGCCGGCCCGTCATCGGCTGGAACTGCGCGGCGGCTATACCCCCGCGCGGTCGCGTCCCGGCATATTGGGCAGCGCGCCCATGCAGGCTTCCGTCGATATCTCCGGCGGCTACGGTGCCGGCACGGGCAACGACGCCGCCGCGAGCCTGGTGGGATGGCGCGGCACGGTGTCCCGGCTGGCCTTTTCCCACGCGGGCTTCGAGCTGGCCTCGCCGCGGCCCGTCTCCGTGGCCTATCTGCCACGTGCCGTGGCGCCCGCGTGGCAGTGGCAGGTCGGCCCGGCGCGTATCGACCTGGGATTGCCGGGGGGCGACCGCATGGTCCTGGATCATGCCGGCTCGCGCGGCGGCGCGGGACGTTGGGAAACGGCGGGCCGCATGGACGATGTGGTGCTGACCCCGGCCTTGATACGGCGCATCCGGCGCGCGCTGGATCCGGACGCCGCCGCGAACGCGGCGCCGGACCGCCAGCCGCGCGTCAATGCGCGCGTGCCCGCCAGCCAGCGGCGCATTGCCCTGGACCTCTCCTGGGACCTGCGCTACGCCGGCGCGCTTTCGGGCAAGGCCCGGGTGGCGCGCCGTTCCGGCGACCTTCTGGTGCCCGGGGATCCGCCCATGCAGCTGGGACTGCGCGGCCTGGTGCTGGACCTGAATGCGAGCCCCGCGGGCGGGCGCAACAGCCGCGTGGAGGCTTCCCTTAGCGTGAATACCGCCACCATGGGATCGCTGCGCGGCACCGGGACGGCCATGCTCGTGGCCAGCCCGGATGGCCGCATCGGCCTGGCGCCGCGCCAGCCGCTGCGGGTCTCGCTGGACGCCGACGTCGCGGACCTGAAATGGGTGGAGCTGTTCACCGGCGACAGCACCGAAGTCGGCGGTACGCTGAAGGCCAGCGTGCAGGCCCAGGGCACGCCGGGCGGAAGCTGGACGGCGACCGGCACCGTGCAGGGCCAGCACCTGCGCTACGTGCGCATCGACGACGGCGTGCGGCTGGTGGACGGGACGCTGTCGGCGCGCCTGCAGGAAGACCGCCTGATCGTCGAATCGCTGCGCTTCCCGGCGGTGTTGCGCGTGCTGCCGACCGAATCGCGCACGCGCGCCTGGGTGACGACCAACCCCGACGCCCGCAACGGCTATATCGACGCCAGCGGCACGTGGCGGCTGGCGGATGCGGCGGGACAGGTCCGCATCGCCCTGCACCGCTTCCCCGTCGTCCAGCGCGCGGACCGCTTCGCCATGATGTCGGGCCGCATCGATATCGACGCCACCCTGCCGCGGCTGTCGATACGCGGGGACGTCAAGGCCGATGCGGGCTGGGCCAGCCTGGAAGTCCTGAGCGAGGTGCCCTCGCTGGACGGCGACGTGGTGGTTCATCGTCCCGGCATGGATACCGATGCGCCGTCCACGCCGCTGCAGACCGATATGGACCTGAACGTGGACCTGGGCTCGCGTTTCTACCTGACCGGCATGGGGCTGGATGCCGCCCTGGGGGGATCGCTCCGCATCCGCTACGTCGACAACCGGCTGATGGGCACCGGCGTCCTGCGCACGCGCGCCGGCCGCATCGATGCCTACGGCCAGCGCCTGCAACTGCGGCGCGGCACGGTCACCTTCCAGGGCAGCCTGGACAACCCGCTTCTGGATATCGAAGCCCTGCGTACCGGCGAACAGGTGGAAGCGGGCGTGCGCGTCAGCGGCACGGCGCAGCGTCCGCGCATCGACCTGATTTCCTATCCCGACGTCAGCGACGAGGAAAAACTGTCCTGGCTGGTGCTGGGCCGCGCGCCCAACGCGAGCGGCAACGACACGGCACTGCTGGTGTCGCTGGGCACCGCGCTGCTGGGCAATGGCGAGCCTTTCTACAAGCAGTTCGGGGTGGACGACATCACGGTCCGCAACGGCACGCTGGGCGGTTCGAACAGCCTGTTGCCCGACCAGACGGTGGCGGGCAACGTCAACCAGGATGCCAGCCAGACCCTGGCGACGCAGTTCGTGGTGGCCAGCAAGAACTTCGCGAACGGGGTGACGCTAAGCGTGGAACAGGCGTTGGCGGGCTCCGAGACGGTCGGGCGGCTCAGTTATCGCCTGTCGCGCCGGTGGTCCGTGGACGTCAAGGGAGGCTCGGTCAACGGGCTGGAGCTGGTATATCGGACCTTCTTCGGGGACTGA
- the dcd gene encoding dCTP deaminase, whose translation MSIKSDLWIRRAAANGMIEPFEPGQVRESNGGRIVSYGTSSYGYDVRCANEFKIFTNINSTIVDPKNFDEKSFVDFTGDVCIIPPNSFALARTVEYFRIPRSILTICLGKSTYARCGIIVNVTPLEPEWEGHVTLEFSNTTPLPAKIYAGEGCAQMLFLESDEVCETSYRDRGGKYQGQLGVTLPKT comes from the coding sequence ATGAGTATCAAGAGCGACCTTTGGATCCGGCGTGCCGCGGCCAACGGCATGATCGAGCCTTTCGAGCCCGGACAGGTGCGCGAGTCCAATGGCGGCCGGATCGTCAGTTATGGCACCAGCAGCTATGGCTACGACGTGCGCTGCGCGAACGAGTTCAAGATATTCACGAACATCAATTCGACCATCGTCGATCCCAAGAACTTCGACGAGAAATCCTTCGTCGATTTCACGGGCGATGTCTGCATCATTCCGCCGAACTCGTTCGCACTGGCCCGCACGGTGGAGTACTTCCGCATCCCGCGCAGCATCCTGACCATCTGCCTGGGCAAGAGCACCTACGCGCGCTGCGGCATCATCGTCAACGTCACGCCGCTGGAACCGGAATGGGAAGGCCACGTCACGCTGGAATTCTCCAACACCACCCCGCTGCCGGCGAAGATCTATGCCGGCGAGGGGTGCGCCCAGATGCTGTTCCTGGAAAGCGACGAAGTCTGCGAAACCTCGTACCGCGACCGTGGCGGCAAATACCAGGGCCAGCTGGGCGTCACCTTGCCCAAGACCTGA
- a CDS encoding TRAP transporter substrate-binding protein — protein MPALSRRSAVRFARLPGLLATAMLTALSAHAATTLQMTTEYPATSMPGLGVSTFAEQVKEKSHGNIVIETSFDASKGFKSADMVDAVQARKVDAADAFAGGLANKYPIFGVSSLPFLADSLDKARALRDAARPTYERFLAAHGQKLLYTTPWPPSGIWSKAPIKTVADLKALSIRTYDDVSQATMTRAGAKAQNISFADAMPRLASGEVNAVLSSGDGGAGRKLWQYLPYFTEVNYAMPLSIATMNLEAYKALDAAGRKAVDQAAAATEAEQWKRMEGRLEENRANMRKNGVTIEAKIAPAVQQALHQAASTALADWQAKTGADGKAILDRYNRK, from the coding sequence ATGCCCGCCCTTTCACGGCGCTCCGCCGTCCGCTTCGCCCGTCTTCCCGGCCTGCTGGCCACGGCCATGCTGACCGCCCTGTCGGCGCACGCCGCGACGACCCTGCAAATGACCACGGAATATCCGGCCACGTCCATGCCGGGGCTGGGCGTGTCGACCTTTGCCGAACAGGTCAAGGAAAAATCCCACGGGAACATCGTCATCGAAACCAGCTTCGATGCGTCCAAGGGCTTCAAGTCGGCGGATATGGTGGACGCGGTCCAGGCGCGCAAGGTCGACGCCGCGGACGCCTTTGCCGGCGGCCTGGCCAACAAATACCCGATCTTCGGCGTGTCCTCGCTACCCTTCCTGGCCGATTCGCTGGACAAGGCGCGGGCCCTGCGCGATGCGGCGCGGCCGACCTATGAACGATTCCTGGCCGCGCACGGCCAGAAACTGCTGTACACCACGCCGTGGCCGCCCTCCGGCATCTGGTCCAAGGCGCCGATCAAGACCGTGGCGGACCTGAAAGCGCTGTCCATCCGTACCTACGACGACGTTTCGCAGGCCACGATGACGCGGGCCGGGGCCAAGGCGCAGAACATTTCCTTCGCCGACGCCATGCCGCGGCTGGCCTCGGGCGAGGTCAACGCCGTGCTGTCCTCCGGCGACGGCGGGGCCGGACGCAAGCTGTGGCAGTACCTGCCCTATTTCACCGAGGTCAATTACGCGATGCCGCTGTCGATCGCCACGATGAACCTCGAAGCCTACAAGGCGCTGGATGCCGCCGGCCGCAAGGCCGTGGACCAGGCCGCGGCGGCGACCGAAGCGGAACAGTGGAAACGCATGGAAGGCAGGCTGGAGGAAAACCGCGCCAACATGCGCAAGAACGGCGTCACCATCGAGGCCAAGATCGCGCCGGCCGTCCAGCAGGCACTGCACCAGGCGGCATCCACGGCCCTGGCCGATTGGCAGGCCAAGACCGGCGCGGACGGCAAGGCCATCCTGGACCGGTACAACCGCAAGTAA